From the genome of Leptotrichia sp. HSP-342:
CCTGTCCGCTAAGTGGATAAACTTTCCCTCGATTTTCCTCATTACAAATAATCCCGACTTCATCTTCAAAAAATCTCATTGCATCTTGTGAAGTAAAACTTTCTAAAATTTTCTCAATAGGCTGCTTCATTTTTTCAATTCCAAAATAATTTCTATTGGAAGCATTCACATTTGTCAAGTTACATCGTCCATTTCCAGTTGTAAGTACTTTTTTCAGAACCCTGTCCTTTCTTTCCAAAATGACAACATCCTTACCATTTTTTTTTGCAGTAATCGCTGTTAAAAAACCCGATGCACCGCCACCAATTATTGCTATTTCTTTTTTCATACTGTGATCCTATTCTCCTAAATATTTATTTGTTATAAATCTCAAAATCATAGTCAGTTCATTTAAAAATTGGAATAAAAATATGCAAAGGTTATAATTTTCTACTCTCATTTTAAACTATGATTTCTATATTATTAATTTCTTTGTTCAAAAGCTAATCTAAAATAAAAACGAGCCGTGTGCTCGTTTTTTTGTATGAAAGAAGTCTAAATGTAGAGATGGGGCGTCTCTATTAGACAGTTATTTATATCACATATAACTTTATTTGTCAATATTCTAAGAATCACTTTTTTAACTTCCTATTAAAAATTTTAAATTATAAAAGACAGTCAAAATATATCATTTCTATATAATGACTGTTTTTAAATTATTTATCTGATTTATTTTGATACATGACTCGTAACTTATTTTTTAATTTTATTTTTTATTTGCATCTTTTAAATTTATAGTTTTTGGAGTATTAGTTTTTATATCCTTTGTAGTAGTTTTTGGAGCTTTTGGTTCTTTCTGAGTTCTATTGGTAATTGCTCTTTTTAAAGCCCTACCTGCACTATTTCCTAATATTACTCCACTATCCATTACCATTCCCATGGCTCTTCCATCCTCACCTCCAATTATTCTACCTGCCTGTGCAAAAGTACAGCTGATGCAACTAGAAGCAATAATTGTTGTTAATAACAAAACTTTAAATTTAGATTTCATAACAATTCTCTCCTTTTTTTACAGTAATTAATTTTCTATTATTTTCAATAGTATATTACCATATATTTTTCGTAATGTCAATACTATTTTATGAAAAAGTTTAAAAATTTTTTGTTTTAATATAGTATTTAATTTACCGTATAAATATTGACTTTTATTTTATTTGTTATAATTATATCAATAACAGAATATTTTAAAATTCTATAATAATTAGTTTGATAGGTTTGTTAAAAAAATTGAATCTAATTTTTAAGTATCTAAATAAGAGATTTTTATTTAAATTTTGAAAAATTGCTTGTTGCTAATAAATATTTTTTCATAATTAAATGTTTTCTCTTTTTGTATAAGCAAGGGAAATCAATCGCCATTTCCCTTCATTTCGCAATAATAGTTATTCTAGTATATTTAAATAATAATATATTAAAGAGAATGGCGAAAGTGCTACGCACTAACCCTGGCTCGTCTAAGCATTTTTTTGAAATATTCCCAAATAAAATTTGGGAAAGTAGTTTAAACCTTATTATTTGGATAAAACCTTGATTACTACGAAAACGAAACTCGCTAACGCTCACTTTCGCAAATAAAGTTTAGAACAACTCTATAAAATATTTTTGCTATAAAGCTTTTGGCGAAAGAAACACATAAATGTGTTTAGTCGTTTTCATTCAAAAAAAATCACGACATTCTCTATTAAATTATAAAGATTATCATATTTAAATTTTAGGCTTTTGTATTTGGAAAATATTAAATAAGCAAAATTTCGTTAAAGGAAAAATAACTAAATATGAATATATTTCTTTCGCCATAATTTTTATAATGATAGAACTTATTTATGTTAAAATAACTCTTGTTTGCGAAAGTGAGTGTAGTTTTTACGAAGCGAGTTTTATTTTTTCTTTATAAGAAAGTTTTGCGTAAAGCGGGGTTATAAGGGCATGGCGACTGATGGCCTTACGTTATAATTTCTACTATTAAAATACGAAATAATATTAAATGTAAAGATACAAAATAATAAAAAATAATATAAGGAGTGATATTCTATGAAAAACATTTTTAAAATTCTAATTTTAATTTTAGTTGGGGTAAGTATGGCTAGTTGCGAACTTTTTAGTCCTTCACGATGGGAAGAATATAATCAGAGCCGAAAAGAAAGAGGAAGAGAATGTTATAAATACCCTAGTGGAAATGTTTATTGTGAAGATACAAAATAATTGAAAAAAGAAAAACTCCAGTCTAATAAACTAGAGTTTTTTTTTATAAACCAAGTACATCTTTCATTGTGTACAGTCCTGCTTTTTTTCCGGCAAGAAATTCTACAGCTTTAACTGCTCCGTCTGAAAACATCTTTCTTGATAGTGCTTCGTGCTTTATTTCGATAATTTCGTCATTTTTTGCATAAATTACGGTATGTTCTCCGACTATATTTCCGCCACGTATAGCGTGAACTCCTATTTCCTTTTCAGCACGTTTACTGTGTCCTTCTCTTCCGTAAATTGTTCTATAATCTTTTCCATCATTATCCAGATTTTCCTTGACAACTTCAAGTAAAGTATTCGCTGTACCGCTTGGTGCATCAATTTTTCTGTTGTGATGCTTTTCAATTATTTCAATATCAAAATCCTTTAATAATTTTGTCGCAAAGGCTACAATTTCATTTACGATATTTACTCCAACTGAAGTATTTGTCGCTTTAATTATTGGTATTTGCTTTGATGTTTCCTGGATTTTTGCAAGCTGTTCTTCTGAATGTCCAGTTGTAGCAATTAGAACTGGAACTTTTTTATCAATTCCCGCTTCAAGTACATCCTCCAGCAAACTAAAATGTGAAAAATCAATAATTGCATCAAAATCCACATCTTTTTTCTTCAGATTTTCAAAATCCCCATTTCCAAGCGGGTCAACCAGCCCAGCAAATTCATTTCCAGAATTTATTACTGATTCTTTTACATACTGTGCCATAACTCCAGCACCATATACTATTATCTTCATATTTTCTCCTTGCAGCTATTAAAATTTTGTATAAATAGTTTTACTATAAAAGACCGAAAATCTCGGTCTTTTCTTATTATATTTCTATTATTTGTTTTAAATATATTTTTATTATTAATTTTTTATTCTGCACGAATTACTTCCATACGGTAACCATCTGGATCCGTTACGAAATAATAATGTCCAGGTTTACCAGGCAAGCCCATAAGATCTGTTGTCTTGTATCCCATTGCCTTATGTTTTTCATTATCTCCTTCCAAGTCGTCCGAAGCAATTGCCAGATGTGAAAAACCGTCACCAATTGTATATGAACCGTGACCGTAATTATAAGTCAACTCAATTTCAAAACTTTCTCCTGGAAGAGCCAAATAAACAATAGTAAATTTATGTTCTGGAAAATCTTTACGTCGATCTTCCTTAAATCCAAATGCCTTTTCATAAAATTCAATAGATTTTTCTAAATTTTCTACACGTAAACAAGCGTGCAGCATATTTAACATAGCCATTTTAAATCTCCTTTAATTTTAATTTTTATAAAAACATTTATAAAAATGTTCTAACTGCTTCTTGATCCACCCATATCCAGTCTAAGATTTGGAAGTTTTCCTTTTATCACTTTTCTTTCGATTAATGATTCTGAAGCTCCTACTTTTGTCAATCTTTCTATAACTTCAATTATAAATTCATTATTTTCATCTACATCGTAATCCGCAGGTACTCCTAAAAGCTCTCTTCCTTCTGGTGTTGAAACTGGAGTATTTATATATTTTATAAGCTGATTTGTGCTTGGATCGAATTTCACTGTTCCCCATACTAAGTCAATATTATCAGAAACTTTATCATTTGGTGCGATGACTTCTACTGAGTGTGCTACTTCTGAAAAGTTTCCATATTGATCTTCATATCCGATAGACGCTTCATAATTTTGATTTACATCAATTTCAGTAATATAATGCGAACCAATTCTTTCGTGTCTTATAATTTTTCTATATTCGTGTCCGTCTTTAAATATTTTTATAACTACATTATCAATAACTCCGTTATTTCTAGCTAATCTTTCATAGGTATCATCACGAATTTCCCAATAAATGTATAATGTTGTAGGATTTTTTGGCATTAGGACAAGTTCATCTGTAAAATACGCTGCTGGTAATGGAGCCTTGTCAAAGTAAATATCTTCGTGATTTGATTTACCGTCAAATTCCACACCTTTTGCAAATTTTGAACGGTTAATTTCAGTTTCTACGTATCTACGTCTTATTTGTTCTAGCGAAATTTTTTCATAATTAAAATCTAAAGGGGTAAAAATTCTTCTATGTTTTCTACCTAGATTTCCTACTAATTTTCTATCAGCAAAGTTTCTGTAAAACGTTCTGCTTCTTTTAATAAAAAAGTATTTTATCAAAATTTTCTCAATAGTTTCCCTTTCGATAACTTCCATTGAAATAAATCTTTCTAATTTTTTCAATTCTTTTTTATTTCTATTCCCAACTAATTTTTCATTAACATAATTTCTATAAAATGTTCTCGTTCTATTTTTTTTCAATTGCTCCATTCCCATACCACCTTTACATTATTTATTTAAAATTATTACTAAATTAACTATATTTTATATTTATTATACCACATTTTTTAGAATTTCAAAATTTATTTTCTACTCAAATTGCTCTTAATACGTTTTTTTGTTCCCAAAATATCCTGATCTTCCTGTATTTTTTGTCTTTTTGCTCTTTCAATTGCTACTTCCCTTGCCATTCTTTCAGCTTCTGCTTTAGTTGCCTCAACAATATTTACTCCTAGAATGACAACTTTATCTTGTCTTACTTCCAAAAATCCACCTTCCAGATAGTATGTGACATCTTCCTTATCTTTTTCACGAACAAGCATTTCTCCTGCACCAATTGGTGTAATATAATTAATATGCTTTGCAAGTATTCCGATATCTCCATTTTCTGTACGTAATTTTACAAATTCAACAGGCTTTTCAAAAACTAATCTTTCTGGAGTTACTGCTTCCAAAATAAATTCTGCTGCCATAAAGCCTCCTTCTGTTCAAAGTATTCTTACTTTTAACTTTAAGTATTGGAAAACAGGGAGTGCATTATCCCTGTTCTTATTAAATATTATTTTAAAAATTATTCACTCATCAGTTCTCGTGCTTTTGCAACTGCATCGTCAATAGTGCCAACATATAGAAATGCTTGTTCTGGTAAATCATCGTGAAGACCGTCTAAGATTTCCTTAAATCCACGTATTGTTTCTCTTAAAGGCACATATTTACCTTTCATTCCTGTAAATTGTTCTGCTACTGAGAAAGGCTGTGAAAAGAATCTTTGGATTTTTCTAGCACGATTTACTGTTAATTTATCATTTTCATCCAGCTCATCCATTCCTAGAATTGCTATAATATCTTGTAATTCCTTGTATCTTTGTAATACTTTCTGAGTTTCCCTTGCAATTTTATAATGCTCATTTCCAACAATTTCAGGCTCAAGTATTCTTGAAGTTGAATCAAGCGGATCTACTGCTGGATAAATTCCAAGTGATGCAATTTGTCTTGACAATACTGTTGTTGCATCCAAATGGGCAAATGTTGTCGCTGGTGCCGGATCTGTCAAGTCATCTGCTGGCACATATACAGCTTGTACTGATGTAATTGAACCTGTGCTTGTCGATGTTATTCTTTCCTGCAAGGCTCCCATTTCAGTTGCCAAGTTTGGTTGGTATCCTACAGCTGACGGCATTCTTCCAAGTAAAGCTGATACTTCAGATCCTGCCTGAGTAAATCTAAATATGTTATCAATAAATAAAAGTACGTTTTGTCCTTCCTTATCTCTAAAATATTCCGCCATTGTAAGTGCTGTAAGCCCTACTCTTAGTCTTGCACCAGGTGGTTCATTCATTTGTCCATACACTAATGCTGTCTTGTCAATAACTCCACTTTCTGTCATTTCGTTATATAAATCACGTCCCTCACGTGTACGCTCTCCAACTCCTGCAAATACAGAAAGTCCTCCATGCCCTTTGGCAATATTGTTAATTAATTCCTGAATTAATACTGTCTTTCCAACTCCTGCTCCTCCAAACAGTCCAATTTTTCCACCTTTTAAGTATGGAGCAAGTAAATCTACTACTTTTATTCCTGTTTCTAGTATTTCAGAATCTGTTCCTTGTTGTTCAAATGATGGTGCATCCTTATGGATAGACTCCCTTAACACATCTGCATCCAATTTTTCACCATCATCAACCGCTTCCCCAAGAACATTGAAAATTCTTCCCAATGTAGCTCTTCCAACCGGAACTTGAATTGGTTTGCCAGTATCGATAACTTCCAGTCCACGTCTTAATCCTTCAGTTCCAGACATTGCAACTGCTCTTACAACATTGTTTCCGTTGTGGGCGTGAACTTCAGCTACTAATTTTTCTCCGTTTTCCTTGTATACTTCAAGTGCATTATAAATATCAGGCAATTTTTTTTCAAATTTTACATCTATAACTGGCCCAATAATTTGCACTAATTTACCTTTATTCATCGGTTACCTTTAACCTCCTTCTTAATTTATGCTCAGATTCTTTAAGTTTGTAAAAAAATTACTGTACTCCTAAAGAACCACTTATAATTTCTGTCAATTCCTGTGTTATTTTTCCTTGTCTTTCACGGTTATACTGTACTTCCAAATTTCTTATCATTTCAGAAGCATTATCGTTAGCCTGTTTCATCGCCGACATTCTAGCTGAATGCTCACTTGCCGAATTTTCAAGTAACGACTGATATAATTTTATATTCAAAACTTGTGGCACAAATGAGTTCAATACTTCTTCCTCTGACGGATCAAACACATATTCCTTTGTTGGCAATCCTTCCTTTTTTTCTATTGGAAGTAGTTTTTCCACCTGAATATTGTACTCAACTGCTGATACAAATTTTGAATAAATCATATAAACTTCATCATAAAAATCGTTTAAATAAAACTGCACTACATCTTCACTGATTTTTTTACCAGTTTCAAACATTGTTTCCGGAATCATCTGTGTATACTCACTATCCACATTAATATCCCGATTTTTACAATATTCTTTTGCTTTTCTTCCAATTGTTACAACTGAAACATCTTTTCCTTCTTTCTCAAACTGCTTTCTCATGCTCTCAAGCCTTCTAAAAGTATTTGAGTTAAAGCTTCCACATAACCCACGATCTGATGTCATCACTATAATTCCGACTCTTCTAACTTCTGGTTTTCCATCAAAAATTACAAATTTATTTCCCTTAAGACTTGCAACTAAATTATCAAAAGCCTCATTTACAGCATATGCATAGTTTCTAGATTTTAGAGTTAAAACCTGAAATTTTTTAAATTTTGTAGAAGAAACAATATTCATTGCGTTTGTTATTTGGCTTGTATTTTTTACACTGTCAATACGTTCCTTTATTTCTTTCATATTTGCTGACATATCATTTCACCTGCTTTACCATACATATTCTTTTTTAAAGTTCGTTATAAATTCATCTAGTCTGCTTTTCATTTCATCGTCTAATTCTTTCTTCTCACGAATTTCAGTTAAAATTTCTGAATTATTTTTAAGTACTTCTATCAGATCTTTTTCAAATGTTCTGACTTTTTCAGTTGGAACATCATCAAAATATCCATTTGTTACACAGTAAAACGAAATTACTTGTTCCTGAACTTTAAATGGAGTATATTGTGGCTGCTTTAATACTTCCATAATTTTAGATCCACGGTTAAGCTGATCTCTAGTTGCTTTATCCAAATCTGATCCAAACTGCGTAAATGCTAATAATTCATTGTATTGGGCAAGTTCCAGTTTTACTTTCGAAGCAACTTGCTTCATAGCCTTAATTTGTGCTGCTCCTCCAACCCTTGATACAGAAACTCCTGCATTTATCGCTGGTCTGAATCCTGAATTAAATAAATCTGTTTCCAAGAATATTTGTCCATCTGTTATTGAAATAACATTTGTCGGAATATATGCCGAAATATCTCCAGCCTGTGTTTCTACAATTGGAAGTGCTGTAATTGAACCTCCACCCAGTTTGTCGCTTAATTTTGCTGCTCTTTCAAGAAGTCTTGAGTGAAGATAGAAAACGTCTCCTGGATACGCTTCCCTTCCTGGCGGTCTTTTCAACAGTAATGACATTTCACGGTAAGCTACCGCATGTTTTGATAAATCATCATAAACTATTAGCACATCTTTTCCTTGATCCATAAAATATTCACCCATAGCAACTCCCGAATATGGTGCTAAATATTGAAGTGGCGCTGATTCCGAAGCAGTAGCCGCAACAATAATAGTATATTCCAATGCACCTGCCTCTTCAAGTTTTTTATAAATTTGTGCAACTGTAGATCTTTTTTGCCCAATTGCAACATAAACACATATAACATCATTATTTTTTTGATTTATAATTGAATCAATGGCAATCGCTGTTTTTCCAGTCTGTCTATCTCCAATTATTAATTCCCTTTGCCCTTTTCCAATCGGAAACATTCCATCTATTGCCTTTATTCCAGTCTGCATAGGCTGTGTAACAGGTTTTCTTGCAATAATTCCTGACGCCTGTCTCTCAATTGGCATATATTTATCAGCTGCTATCGTCCCTTTTCCATCAATAGGATTTCCAAGCGCATCGACTACTCTTCCGAGCAGCTCATTTCCAGCTGGAACTTCAGCTACTTTTCCCAATCCTTTTACTATACTTCCTTCTTTTATTCCTTGTGTCTTTCCAAAAATTACTGCTCCAATGTTACTTTCTTCCAAGTTTAGTGCCATTCCAATAGTTCCATTTTCAAACTCCAAAAGCTCTCCTGCCATAGCGTCACTTAATCCGTAGATTCTGGCAATTCCATCTCCCACTTCCAAGACCGTTCCAGTGTTGGAAATATCCAGTGAACTTTTGTAATTTTCGATTTCGCTTCGGATTATTTTACTTATTTCTTCTGGCTTGATTCTCAAAGAAAAGCACCTCCGTTTCTAAAAATTTTTCTTTATTTCTTCAATCTGATTTTTTATTGAACCGTTAATAACTTCATTTCCAATTTTTAAAATCCCTCCACCGATTATTTCTTTATCAACTTCAAGATTTAAAACAATTTTTTTACCGTATTTTTTTTCAAGTTTTTCTATTAGCAGTTCCCTTTGTTTTTCTGATAGCTCCTTTGCAAATATAGCAGTTA
Proteins encoded in this window:
- the atpA gene encoding F0F1 ATP synthase subunit alpha yields the protein MRIKPEEISKIIRSEIENYKSSLDISNTGTVLEVGDGIARIYGLSDAMAGELLEFENGTIGMALNLEESNIGAVIFGKTQGIKEGSIVKGLGKVAEVPAGNELLGRVVDALGNPIDGKGTIAADKYMPIERQASGIIARKPVTQPMQTGIKAIDGMFPIGKGQRELIIGDRQTGKTAIAIDSIINQKNNDVICVYVAIGQKRSTVAQIYKKLEEAGALEYTIIVAATASESAPLQYLAPYSGVAMGEYFMDQGKDVLIVYDDLSKHAVAYREMSLLLKRPPGREAYPGDVFYLHSRLLERAAKLSDKLGGGSITALPIVETQAGDISAYIPTNVISITDGQIFLETDLFNSGFRPAINAGVSVSRVGGAAQIKAMKQVASKVKLELAQYNELLAFTQFGSDLDKATRDQLNRGSKIMEVLKQPQYTPFKVQEQVISFYCVTNGYFDDVPTEKVRTFEKDLIEVLKNNSEILTEIREKKELDDEMKSRLDEFITNFKKEYVW
- the dapB gene encoding 4-hydroxy-tetrahydrodipicolinate reductase, coding for MKIIVYGAGVMAQYVKESVINSGNEFAGLVDPLGNGDFENLKKKDVDFDAIIDFSHFSLLEDVLEAGIDKKVPVLIATTGHSEEQLAKIQETSKQIPIIKATNTSVGVNIVNEIVAFATKLLKDFDIEIIEKHHNRKIDAPSGTANTLLEVVKENLDNDGKDYRTIYGREGHSKRAEKEIGVHAIRGGNIVGEHTVIYAKNDEIIEIKHEALSRKMFSDGAVKAVEFLAGKKAGLYTMKDVLGL
- the atpD gene encoding F0F1 ATP synthase subunit beta — encoded protein: MNKGKLVQIIGPVIDVKFEKKLPDIYNALEVYKENGEKLVAEVHAHNGNNVVRAVAMSGTEGLRRGLEVIDTGKPIQVPVGRATLGRIFNVLGEAVDDGEKLDADVLRESIHKDAPSFEQQGTDSEILETGIKVVDLLAPYLKGGKIGLFGGAGVGKTVLIQELINNIAKGHGGLSVFAGVGERTREGRDLYNEMTESGVIDKTALVYGQMNEPPGARLRVGLTALTMAEYFRDKEGQNVLLFIDNIFRFTQAGSEVSALLGRMPSAVGYQPNLATEMGALQERITSTSTGSITSVQAVYVPADDLTDPAPATTFAHLDATTVLSRQIASLGIYPAVDPLDSTSRILEPEIVGNEHYKIARETQKVLQRYKELQDIIAILGMDELDENDKLTVNRARKIQRFFSQPFSVAEQFTGMKGKYVPLRETIRGFKEILDGLHDDLPEQAFLYVGTIDDAVAKARELMSE
- the atpG gene encoding ATP synthase F1 subunit gamma — its product is MSANMKEIKERIDSVKNTSQITNAMNIVSSTKFKKFQVLTLKSRNYAYAVNEAFDNLVASLKGNKFVIFDGKPEVRRVGIIVMTSDRGLCGSFNSNTFRRLESMRKQFEKEGKDVSVVTIGRKAKEYCKNRDINVDSEYTQMIPETMFETGKKISEDVVQFYLNDFYDEVYMIYSKFVSAVEYNIQVEKLLPIEKKEGLPTKEYVFDPSEEEVLNSFVPQVLNIKLYQSLLENSASEHSARMSAMKQANDNASEMIRNLEVQYNRERQGKITQELTEIISGSLGVQ
- the atpC gene encoding ATP synthase F1 subunit epsilon, which gives rise to MAAEFILEAVTPERLVFEKPVEFVKLRTENGDIGILAKHINYITPIGAGEMLVREKDKEDVTYYLEGGFLEVRQDKVVILGVNIVEATKAEAERMAREVAIERAKRQKIQEDQDILGTKKRIKSNLSRK
- a CDS encoding DUF4912 domain-containing protein — translated: MEQLKKNRTRTFYRNYVNEKLVGNRNKKELKKLERFISMEVIERETIEKILIKYFFIKRSRTFYRNFADRKLVGNLGRKHRRIFTPLDFNYEKISLEQIRRRYVETEINRSKFAKGVEFDGKSNHEDIYFDKAPLPAAYFTDELVLMPKNPTTLYIYWEIRDDTYERLARNNGVIDNVVIKIFKDGHEYRKIIRHERIGSHYITEIDVNQNYEASIGYEDQYGNFSEVAHSVEVIAPNDKVSDNIDLVWGTVKFDPSTNQLIKYINTPVSTPEGRELLGVPADYDVDENNEFIIEVIERLTKVGASESLIERKVIKGKLPNLRLDMGGSRSS
- a CDS encoding VOC family protein, whose protein sequence is MAMLNMLHACLRVENLEKSIEFYEKAFGFKEDRRKDFPEHKFTIVYLALPGESFEIELTYNYGHGSYTIGDGFSHLAIASDDLEGDNEKHKAMGYKTTDLMGLPGKPGHYYFVTDPDGYRMEVIRAE